Proteins encoded together in one Cherax quadricarinatus isolate ZL_2023a chromosome 68, ASM3850222v1, whole genome shotgun sequence window:
- the LOC128697625 gene encoding neuropeptide-like protein 31 has product MKYSLFLVGLAVLVASAVAAPGVISYSGGYGDYGGGYGGYGGLIGGYGSYGGGYGGYGGYGSGYGGGRAIINFNLGHGGYGGRGLGFGLGHGGFGGGYGGYGGYGSYGSYGK; this is encoded by the exons ATG AAATACTCGCTGTTTCTCGTGGGGTTGGCAGTCCTGGTTGCCTCTGCCGTGGCAGCTCCTGGTGTAATAAGCTACAGTGGTGGATATGGCGACTACGGTGGCGGATATGGCGGCTATGGTGGCCTCATAGGCGGGTATGGCAGCTACGGTGGTGGATATGGCGGTTATGGAGGATATGGCAGTGGTTACGGTGGTGGAAGAGCTATCATCAACTTCAACTTAGGTCATGGTGGCTACGGTGGACGTGGATTAGGATTTGGCTTGGGGCATGGTGGATTCGGGGGCGGCTATGGTGGCTATGGTGGCTATGGTAGCTATGGTAGCTACGGAAAATAA
- the LOC128697627 gene encoding neuropeptide-like protein 31 has protein sequence MKYSLFLVLLAVLVASAVAAPGVISYSGGYGDYGSGYGGYGGLIGGYGSYGAGYGGYGGYGSGYGGGRALINFNLGHGGYGGRGLGFGFGHSGIGGGYGGYGGYGGYGGYGGYGGYGSYGK, from the exons ATG AAATACTCGCTGTTTCTCGTGTTGTTGGCAGTCCTGGTTGCCTCTGCCGTGGCAGCTCCTGGTGTAATAAGCTACAGTGGTGGATATGGCGACTACGGTAGCGGATATGGCGGCTATGGTGGCCTCATAGGCGGGTATGGCAGCTACGGTGCTGGATATGGCGGTTATGGAGGATATGGCAGTGGTTACGGTGGTGGAAGAGCTCTCATCAACTTCAACCTAGGTCATGGTGGCTACGGTGGACGTGGATTAGGATTTGGCTTTGGACATAGTGGAATCGGAGGCGGCTATGGCGGCTATGGTGGCTATGGCGGCTATGGTGGCTATGGCGGCTATGGCGGCTATGGTAGCTACGGAAAATAA